Proteins encoded together in one Candidatus Omnitrophota bacterium window:
- the rseP gene encoding RIP metalloprotease RseP, which produces MNLESLFSNVSTLLHFAVVLGLAVIFHEWGHFIVAKLSGAKVDRFSVGFGKILYSHTWHNTEYCLCALPLGGYVKIRGMDPDEELTGAEWEFLQLAPWKRILIVFAGPAMNVVLSFLIYIFVFAAFGEAFHATTTIGRVPAGSWGWEMGLRNGDRILTVNGEKVSSWEDIADWQSNIADRDALTLTIDRNGQVLSKQKEIPAWIKEPADKNKNAATPPPTNGQGVFITQVIPGGAAERAGLQAGEIILSVDGKTFQTRNEWSDYITSLVEKNVDGAYQAMPIAVAIQDEKQNARTLHITPDLIVPASDAEVQQPQSRLGFTFDGEISLAEYLTPTIAPLGVAPKIPPVIGIVQVGSPAEQANIAVGSTIVKLNEKPIDDWVDVILTLNDSIAVQENGKAEAKPVEIIWLTPNNEMKQAAVTPEVIEQPILTQTSVKTGKTYKMAQIGISNKPDRRKLGVIGSISYGWSKLLTDLTFMVDFLHKLFTGEVSPKLLGGPVAIFQLSGEYGRWGLERFLGFIALLSANLALINLFPLPPFDGGHIVFYTIEILRRKPLTMRQMEMFGKVGAVLVIPLILFLVINDLIRTKFFSWLSGLIFG; this is translated from the coding sequence ATGAATCTTGAATCCCTCTTTTCCAATGTTTCCACTCTGCTTCATTTCGCCGTGGTGCTGGGATTGGCGGTAATCTTCCACGAATGGGGCCATTTCATCGTCGCCAAACTTTCCGGCGCCAAGGTGGACCGTTTCAGCGTCGGCTTCGGCAAAATCCTCTACTCCCATACCTGGCATAATACAGAATATTGCCTCTGCGCTTTACCCCTGGGCGGCTACGTCAAAATCCGAGGCATGGATCCCGACGAAGAATTGACCGGCGCGGAATGGGAATTTCTGCAACTCGCCCCCTGGAAGCGCATCCTTATCGTATTCGCCGGTCCAGCGATGAACGTCGTGCTCTCTTTTCTCATTTACATTTTCGTCTTCGCCGCTTTTGGCGAAGCCTTTCATGCCACGACCACCATCGGACGCGTCCCCGCCGGTTCTTGGGGCTGGGAAATGGGTTTGCGCAACGGCGACCGCATCCTCACCGTCAATGGCGAGAAAGTATCATCCTGGGAAGATATTGCGGATTGGCAATCGAATATCGCCGACCGCGACGCCCTTACGCTGACCATCGATCGCAACGGCCAGGTTTTATCCAAACAAAAAGAAATCCCCGCCTGGATCAAAGAACCCGCCGATAAGAACAAGAACGCCGCCACGCCGCCTCCAACGAACGGTCAGGGCGTTTTCATTACCCAGGTTATTCCCGGCGGCGCCGCCGAACGGGCGGGCTTACAAGCAGGGGAGATCATCCTCAGCGTTGACGGCAAAACTTTCCAAACCCGCAACGAATGGTCGGATTACATCACCAGCCTCGTGGAGAAGAACGTCGATGGCGCCTACCAAGCCATGCCCATCGCCGTCGCGATCCAGGACGAAAAACAAAACGCGCGAACGCTGCATATTACCCCCGATTTAATCGTCCCGGCGTCCGACGCCGAGGTACAACAGCCGCAAAGCCGATTGGGGTTTACGTTCGATGGAGAAATATCGCTAGCCGAATATCTTACGCCGACGATCGCCCCTCTGGGCGTCGCCCCGAAAATACCTCCCGTCATTGGCATCGTTCAGGTTGGCAGCCCCGCCGAACAGGCGAATATCGCCGTCGGCTCCACTATCGTCAAATTGAACGAAAAACCCATCGACGATTGGGTGGACGTGATACTTACATTGAATGATTCCATCGCCGTTCAAGAGAATGGTAAAGCGGAAGCGAAACCCGTCGAGATCATTTGGCTGACGCCTAACAACGAGATGAAACAGGCGGCGGTTACGCCCGAAGTCATCGAACAACCCATCCTCACTCAAACCAGCGTCAAGACGGGCAAAACTTATAAAATGGCGCAAATCGGCATCAGCAATAAACCCGACCGCAGGAAATTGGGCGTTATCGGCTCCATCTCCTACGGCTGGTCGAAGTTGCTAACCGATTTGACTTTTATGGTCGATTTTCTGCATAAATTGTTTACCGGCGAAGTATCGCCCAAACTTCTCGGCGGCCCTGTGGCTATCTTCCAGCTTTCCGGCGAGTACGGACGCTGGGGCTTGGAACGCTTCCTTGGATTTATCGCGCTTCTCTCGGCCAATTTGGCGTTGATAAACTTGTTCCCCTTGCCTCCCTTCGACGGCGGCCATATCGTCTTCTATACCATTGAGATTCTGCGCCGCAAGCCATTGACCATGCGGCAAATGGAGATGTTCGGCAAAGTGGGCGCCGTTCTTGTTATTCCCTTGATACTCTTTTTAGTCATTAACGATCTGATTCGAACGAAATTCTTTTCCTGGCTGTCAGGACTCATCTTTGGATAA